The Arctopsyche grandis isolate Sample6627 chromosome 7, ASM5162203v2, whole genome shotgun sequence genome includes a window with the following:
- the LOC143914201 gene encoding uncharacterized protein LOC143914201: MFKLVVLCAVLAVASAKPSLIHSAVVAPAAYAAPAIQTYAAPAAVSHQSRVDVVSSPVVSAYAAPAVQAVEVAAPAIQAYSAPALVAAPAIQAYSAPAVVAAPAAVSHQSRVDVISSQVATPVVSSYAAAPVVSAYAAPVVSSYAAAPVVSAYSNSPLAYAAPAYAAQSIAYGEPALYPGSPAGVVKATGKLVDTADVVIARNNHLVAKSLNAHGIHKRSVIAPLAYSALVGPSAVSHQSRVDFHSSPVVAAYSAPVVSTYAAAPVVSSYAAPVVSTYAAAPVVSAYSHSPLAYAAPAYAAPAFAYGEPALYPGSPAGVVKATGKLVDTADVVIARNNHLVAKSLNAHGIHKRSVIAPLAYSAVVAPSAVSHQSRVDVHSSPLVAAYSSPVVSAYSSPVISAYSAPLVSAYSTPVVSAYSSPVLSAYSAPIFYAAAPVVSAYSHSPLAYAAPAYAASAYAAPAFAYGEPALYPGSPAGVVKATGKLVDTADVVVARNNHYVAKTLNAHGIHKRSAIAPLAYSNVYSSPLVSAYSRPLAYSAYSAPLVSAYSTSVVNPGYGIVPSHAAYGVHGVHGVHVL; the protein is encoded by the exons ATGTTCAAGTTGGTGGTGTTGTGCGCCGTCTTAGCTGTAGCTTCGGCTAAACCATCCCTTATCCACTCCGCAGTAGTGGCGCCAGCT GCTTATGCTGCTCCAGCCATCCAGACCTACGCTGCCCCAGCTGCCGTCTCTCACCAATCTCGCGTCGATGTCGTCTCATCTCCAGTCGTCTCTGCGTATGCTGCCCCAGCCGTACAAGCCGTAGAAGTAGCTGCCCCAGCTATCCAAGCCTACTCTGCTCCAGCCCTAGTAGCCGCCCCAGCTATCCAAGCCTACTCTGCTCCAGCCGTAGTAGCCGCCCCAGCTGCCGTCTCTCACCAATCTCGCGTTGATGTCATCTCATCTCAAGTTGCTACTCCAGTAGTATCCAGCTACGCTGCTGCCCCAGTTGTATCTGCATACGCCGCTCCAGTAGTATCCAGCTACGCTGCTGCCCCAGTCGTATCTGCCTACTCTAACTCTCCCTTGGCTTATGCTGCCCCAGCTTATGCTGCTCAATCTATCGCTTATGGTGAGCCCGCTCTCTACCCAGGATCCCCTGCTGGAGTAGTCAAAGCCACTGGAAAGCTCGTCGATACCGCTGATGTAGTCATCGCCAGAAACAACCACCTCGTCGCCAAGTCCCTCAACGCTCATGGAATCCACAAGAGATCCGTCATTGCTCCTTTGGCTTACTCCGCATTGGTTGGCCCCAGCGCTGTCTCCCACCAATCTCGCGTCGACTTCCATTCATCTCCAGTCGTAGCTGCCTACTCTGCTCCAGTAGTATCCACCTACGCTGCTGCCCCAGTTGTATCTTCATACGCCGCTCCAGTAGTATCCACCTACGCTGCTGCCCCAGTTGTATCTGCCTACTCTCACTCTCCCTTGGCTTATGCTGCCCCAGCTTATGCTGCTCCAGCTTTCGCTTATGGTGAGCCCGCTCTCTACCCAGGATCCCCTGCTGGAGTAGTCAAAGCTACTGGAAAGCTCGTCGATACCGCTGATGTAGTCATCGCCAGAAACAACCACCTCGTCGCCAAGTCCCTCAACGCTCATGGAATCCACAAGAGATCCGTCATCGCTCCTTTGGCTTACTCCGCCGTGGTTGCTCCCAGCGCTGTCTCCCATCAATCTCGCGTTGATGTCCATTCATCTCCATTGGTAGCTGCCTACTCTTCTCCAGTAGTATCTGCCTACTCTTCTCCAGTAATATCCGCTTACTCTGCTCCATTAGTATCCGCTTACTCCACTCCAGTAGTATCCGCCTACTCTTCTCCAGTGTTGTCCGCCTACTCTGCCCCAATCTT CTACGCTGCTGCCCCAGTCGTATCTGCCTACTCTCACTCTCCCTTGGCTTATGCTGCCCCAGCTTATGCTGCTTCAGCTTATGCTGCTCCAGCTTTCGCTTATGGTGAGCCCGCTCTCTACCCAGGATCCCCTGCTGGAGTAGTCAAAGCTACTGGAAAGCTCGTAGACACCGCTGATGTCGTCGTAGCCAGAAACAACCACTACGTTGCCAAGACCCTCAACGCTCATGGAATCCACAAGAGGTCCGCCATCGCTCCTTTGGCTTACTCCAACGTGTACTCCTCTCCTTTGGTGTCTGCTTACTCCAGGCCTTTGGCTTACTCTGCATACTCCGCTCCTTTGGTCTCCGCATACTCCACCTCCGTTGTTAACCCCGGATATGGAATCGTACCCTCTCATGCCGCCTATGGTGTCCATGGAGTCCATGGTGTCCATGTTTTGTAA
- the LOC143914450 gene encoding uncharacterized protein LOC143914450: MFKLVVLFAALAVASAKPGLLASGYLAPSAYYGGVSAYSAPLVSAYGAHPVVSSYAAAPVVSAYSHSPLAYAAPAYAASAYAAPAFAYGEPALYPGSPAGVVKATGKLVDTADVVVARNNHYVAKTLNAHGIHKRSAIAPLAYSNVYSSPLVSAYSRPLAYSAYSAPLVSAYSTSVVNPGYGIVPSHAAYGVHGVHGVHVL; encoded by the coding sequence ATGTTCAAGTTGGTGGTGTTGTTCGCTGCTCTCGCCGTGGCTTCGGCCAAACCAGGACTCCTGGCTTCCGGCTACTTGGCTCCATCTGCCTACTATGGAGGAGTATCTGCTTACTCTGCCCCATTGGTATCCGCCTATGGAGCTCACCCAGTAGTATCCAGCTACGCTGCTGCCCCAGTCGTATCTGCCTACTCTCACTCTCCCTTGGCTTATGCTGCCCCAGCTTATGCTGCTTCAGCTTATGCTGCTCCAGCTTTCGCTTATGGTGAGCCCGCTCTCTACCCAGGATCCCCTGCTGGAGTAGTCAAAGCTACTGGAAAACTCGTAGACACCGCTGATGTCGTCGTAGCCAGAAACAACCACTACGTTGCCAAGACCCTCAACGCTCATGGAATCCACAAGAGGTCCGCCATCGCTCCTTTGGCTTACTCCAACGTGTACTCCTCTCCTTTGGTGTCTGCTTACTCCAGGCCTTTGGCTTACTCTGCATACTCCGCTCCTTTGGTCTCCGCATACTCCACCTCCGTTGTCAACCCCGGATATGGAATCGTACCCTCTCATGCCGCCTACGGTGTCCATGGAGTCCATGGTGTCCATGTTTTGTAA
- the LOC143914587 gene encoding uncharacterized protein LOC143914587, whose amino-acid sequence MFKLVVLCAVVAVTSAKPNLLASGLVAPGLVGGLGLGGLGGLGGWGGVSAYSALPAAGLIGGIVSSPIVAPLEPSLAPGVPAVILKATGRPLDTTDVVIARNNHLVARNLAAHGIQKRSVISPLAYSSVVSPIAPWGLSSSVVSSPVVSAYSAVPAWNSGLIGGLNAWNGLASPVVSSIGEPALIPGSPAGVVKVTGKLVDTADVVVARNNHLVAKSLAVHGIQKRSAISPLAYSSVVSPIAPLGLASPLISSPILSRQIISGPVVSPWAARSIVSPISPIGVHGIRAW is encoded by the coding sequence ATGTTCAAGTTGGTGGTGTTGTGCGCTGTAGTCGCTGTAACTTCTGCCAAACCCAATCTCCTGGCTTCCGGTCTGGTTGCTCCAGGATTAGTCGGAGGATTGGGATTGGGGGGCTTGGGAGGCTTGGGAGGATGGGGTGGAGTATCAGCTTACTCAGCTCTCCCAGCAGCTGGACTCATCGGAGGAATTGTCTCATCTCCAATTGTTGCCCCTCTTGAACCATCTTTGGCTCCAGGAGTACCAGCTGTCATCTTGAAAGCTACCGGAAGGCCTTTGGACACCACCGATGTAGTTATCGCCAGAAACAACCACCTCGTCGCCAGAAATCTTGCCGCTCACGGAATCCAGAAGAGATCCGTCATCTCTCCTCTCGCTTATTCCAGCGTAGTATCTCCAATCGCTCCTTGGGGTCTCTCCTCCTCCGTTGTCTCCTCCCCAGTCGTTTCTGCCTACTCTGCTGTCCCAGCATGGAACTCAGGACTCATCGGAGGATTGAACGCATGGAACGGTTTGGCCAGCCCTGTCGTCTCCAGCATTGGTGAACCAGCTCTGATCCCCGGATCTCCAGCTGGAGTAGTCAAGGTCACCGGAAAACTCGTTGATACCGCTGATGTAGTAGTCGCCAGAAACAACCACCTCGTCGCCAAATCCTTGGCCGTTCATGGAATCCAGAAGAGATCCGCCATCTCTCCCCTCGCTTATTCCAGCGTAGTATCTCCAATCGCTCCTTTGGGACTCGCCAGCCCACTCATCTCTAGCCCAATCCTCTCCAGACAAATCATCTCTGGACCAGTCGTATCTCCCTGGGCTGCTCGCTCCATTGTATCTCCAATCTCCCCTATCGGAGTCCATGGAATCCGTGCCTGGTAA